ATTACACTTAAGACCAGTCTTAAATTCCCCTTAATGTATCGCTCTCTGGCTTCTTCATCCCCATCTTTTACCTTCAGAAGCAGATTCTCTTTTTCCTCGTTCGTCAAAATCGGAAGTTTCGCCGTATTCACACCACATATTTCAACTTTATTAAGCGCCATAACAAGAATCCTCCTATCAATGATAATCACCACTCTAATAAAATGATTCTCATTCTCACGTCTTGCTATGCGTTTTCAGATGAAATTTAATAAAATTTTAGCCCTTGACAAAGTGATTGAATTTAAAGTTACTACTCAGCCATAAGTTCAGTTTCGCTTATTCATACTTTACAATTTCACGTTTCAGCTGTTTCATAATTCTTTTTTCGAGTCGTGAAATATAGGACTGGGAGATTCCCAGCATATCCGCAACCTCTTTCTGCGTCTTTTCTTTCCCTTCCGGCATATTAATACCGAAGCGAAGCTTTACAATTGTCTGCTCCCGGTCACTGAGCTTTCCTATCGCCTTCCCCAGAAGCTTCTTTTCAACCTCATCTTCAATTCCCCTGTATATAATATCTTCATCGGTACCCAGAATGTCAGACAACAGTAACTCATTCCCATCCCAGTCCACATTCAAAGGTTCATCGATGGAGACCTCCATTTTCGTTTTATTATTTCTGCGCAGATACATAAGAATTTCATTCTCTATACATCTGGATGCATACGTTGCAAGTTTAATCTTTTTCTCAACATTAAATGTATTTATTGCCTTTATCAGACCAATCGTACCTATGGAAATCAAATCCTCCACACCAACACCGGTATTATCGAATTTTTGTGCTATATAGACCACCAATCTCAGATTATGTTCGATTAGCTCACTCCGGGCGGTTTCGCTTTCTTTCCCGGACAGTTGGGCAATTGCCCTTGCTTCCTCCTTAGCACATAGTGGTTCGGGCAGGACATCACTCCCCCCGATGTAATACAATTCTCCCGGTCTTTTATACATAACCGTGGAGAACCTGGGCAGCATGCGAAGCCTGAAATGGCTTGGCAGAGTAGCTTGCATCAACATACTCGAATTCCTCCTAACTGTCTATTAGATTTGGGTTCAAAATCATCTGATAGCTCCGGAGAGAAGAACTACAGGTCTTGTCAATTGCGATTACCGGATGGGTAACCAACTTTTGTACATCGCCTTGTTCCAGACATAGATAGTCCAAAACTACGACAGGAAGCAGACCTCCTTCACATCCCACACACTGATAGGGGATATAATGAGGCCGCAGGGCACTCAGCAATTCCGGAGATTCCGGCACACGCTGCGCGCAGAATTCTTCCAGCTCCCTGCCGGCTTCTTCTGACAGCAGTTCTTTTATCAGCGAGATGTCAATGACCGACACATAGCTTTGCAAAGTGGTGTCCCAAAGCATATTGCCTGTATCATACAGTCCCTTTACTCTCTTTACGTTTCCATCCTGACAGAGGGTAACCCGGCAATACCGCTGTTCCCATAGCTTCACCTGATCGTAAACTTTCATAAGAATATAAATCAGCAGATAGCTTACTGCTGCCGTCAGACAGAAGGCTCTCACCCCTGCCGTACCGGTCAGCCGCCGCAGCCATGAAAATGCCAGACCCATACATGCTGTTCCCATATAAAAGAACAGCATACCCTGAACCAGTCGTCTTCCCTCTTTGATTTTGCAGCCAAACCTTACCATTATAGTATTTGCAGCCACAGAAACCAGTGTTGTACTTAACATGTTGTATCGGTAAAGCAATACAAGGCCCACAACTGCAGCCCCGGAACAGGCCGCTGCAGACAGGAGACTCCTCACACGTGTGGCAGAACATCTGAGAAGTTTGTTTGTCATGCGTAACAACGCATAGTTAATCACGAGATTCTCTATGAAATATACATCCAGATAGAATTCGTAAGACACAAAATACCCCCTGTAACCTCATGAGTACTTACTGGAATAACAAGTACTATTATAGGTTCCAGGGGGCATTAAATTTGTCAAAACCTGGGTGTCGAAATTCAAAAAAGTTCGACAGGATTCGCTTGATTTACTTATGTAATAATGAAAAAATCATTCTTATATCATCCAGAGATATCTGTCCGGGGGCCGAAGGCTCACCTACAGAGGCAAAGGTGATGGCTGAACCGAAGGTTCCTCCGCTGATCCTGCTTAAGGTACCCAGATTTCCCATAGACATGGTCACGACGGGTCTGACTGTGCCTGCAGAAACCTGGGAGGTTGCCAGAAGAAGATTCAGCACATCCTTCGGCTCCTGCGGCATCACTGCCAGCTTCAGGATGTCCCCATCCATGTTCTCCATTCCTTTCATCAGTTTTGTCATATCCTCCACAGATGGAGTCGTATCAAAATGGTGGTTTGAAGCCACAACCTTCCCTCTTCTTTGATGGATCTTTTTGATCAGACCTTTTGCATCCAGTCCGTCCCTATATACCTCCACATCAATCAGGTCAGCTATACCTTGATCGGCTGCTGCAAGATTTAACGTTTCGTATGCTTCCGGAGAAATTTCACAATTACCTCCTTCCATGGACGAGCGGAAGGTAAAAAGAATCGGGATTTCCTTAAAAACATCCGAAAGAAGCTCTAGCATTCGAAGACAGCAGCCCTCCTTCAGAATATCTCTGTAATAATCACAGCGCCACTCGACCAAATCAGGGCCGGACCGGGCAATACTTCCGCTCTGCTCCAGAATTTCTTCTCTGCTCACTCCTGTTACCGGCACACAGATCTTTGGTACTCCTTCTCCAATTCGCAGTTTCTTTACTTGTAAACCCATCATGTCCCTCCCGCATATAGAACGTCACGATTCAGTCAAAATACTTTTTCTTGATAATATCCACCGGCATGTCATATCCGGTCCAAATCTTAAAGGCCTCTGCTCCCTGATAAAGCAGCATATACATACCGTTAAAGGTTCGGCATCCTCTCTCTTTTGCCATATGCAGAAGCTTTGTCTCTTTTGGGTTATAAATCAAATCGGCCACAATCAGCTCCGGCACAAATAAAGACGCATCCTCTATAATGGATTCATCAGTCTCCGGCAACATACCAACTGAGGTTCCATTCACCAGAATCCTGCTCCTCCCGATACACTCTTTAAGGCTCTTTTGATCTCCTTGTTCATATAAAACCACTTCACAAGAGGTATCTCCGCACAACCTGTGTGCCAACTTCTCTGTTCTCTGATGGAAACGGCTTTTCTTCCGCAGGAACAGATTAATCCGTTTCACCCCATCCAAAGCCGCCTGTACGCAAACTGCAGTCGCGGCTCCGCCTGCACCCATCAAGGTCATCTCCTGGCCGATAATATCATAGCCTGCATCCTCAACGGAACGCATAAAACCAATTCCATCCGTATTGTATCCCTTCAAAATTCCTTCTTCATGAGTCACTGTATTCACAGCTCCTATCAGTTCTGCCGCCGGTGACAGCCAATCCGCCAGTTCTATCATCTTATTCTTATCCGGCATCGTCAGATTGAATCCCCTGATGCCTGCCAGCTTCAAACCATCCACTGCCGTCTTCAGTCCGTCCTCCTTCACATCAAAGCATAGATAGACATAGTCCAGACCAAGCTGCCGGAATGCTTCATTATGCATGAGCGGAGAAATACTATGTCCTACCGGACTTCCTAACAGTCCTGTAAGCTTTGTATGACCTGTAATGTTCATCTTTCAGTGCCTCCTCGTTTTGTATGTAATCCGGCAGCTTTCCTTGCATACTTTGGTATATAAAACAAGGCAGGCTGCCTTTTAGCTGCACCCTGCCTTATAGTCTTTCACATCATACCTATTTGCGGTTTTTAAGAAAATCCGGAATCTGGATATCTTTTTTTGGTACATTGCTTACTACGGGATTAGAAGATGATGGCTTCTGCTGATTACCGGTCTGCGGCACTGTAAATGTGGGCATCGTAAAGCCTGCATTGTTAAATGCATTCTTTTTCTTGTCATCTGCTGCTTTCTTAGCTGCCGATACACTTGGCTGCTTTGCAGTGGAATCATCCAGTCCTGTAGCAATCACAGTAATCCTGCAGGAATCAGTCAGGGAATCATCATACATTGCACCGAAGATAATATTCGCATTCTCACCTGCCAGGTTCTGAACATAACTCGCGGCATCATTAGCATCCATAAGGGAGATATCACCTGAGATGTTGATGATGACATGGCTGGCACCCTGAATGGTTGTCTCAAGCAGCGGGCTGGATACTGCCTGCTGTACGGCCTCCAGAGCTTTGTCGTCTCCCTTTGCCTCTCCGATACCGATATGTGCAATCCCCTTGTCCGTCATAACCGTCTGAACATCTGCAAAATCCAGATTGATCAAAGCAGGCAGATTAATCAAATCCGTGATTCCCTGGACAGCCTGCTGAAGCACTTCATCTGCCTTTTTCAAGGCTTCCGGCATGGTAGTCCTGCGATCAACGATTTCCAGTAGTTTATCATTCGGGATCACGATTAATGTATCCACATTCTGTTTTAATTTATCAATACCCATAAGTGCATTGCTCATACGGGTCTTTGCTTCAAAGCGGAAAGGCTTTGTTACCACTCCGACTGTCAATATCCCCAGTTCCTTGGCGACACCTGCCACAACCGGAGCTGCACCTGTACCTGTTCCGCCGCCCATTCCACAGGTAACAAATACCATGTCTGCACCTTCCAGAATCTGCTTTATCTCTTCA
The window above is part of the Novisyntrophococcus fermenticellae genome. Proteins encoded here:
- the ftsZ gene encoding cell division protein FtsZ, yielding MTNEAESSAKIIVIGVGGAGNNAVNRMVDETIGGVEFVGVNTDKQALTLCKAPTVLQIGEKLTKGLGAGAKPEVGEKAAEESAEEIKQILEGADMVFVTCGMGGGTGTGAAPVVAGVAKELGILTVGVVTKPFRFEAKTRMSNALMGIDKLKQNVDTLIVIPNDKLLEIVDRRTTMPEALKKADEVLQQAVQGITDLINLPALINLDFADVQTVMTDKGIAHIGIGEAKGDDKALEAVQQAVSSPLLETTIQGASHVIINISGDISLMDANDAASYVQNLAGENANIIFGAMYDDSLTDSCRITVIATGLDDSTAKQPSVSAAKKAADDKKKNAFNNAGFTMPTFTVPQTGNQQKPSSSNPVVSNVPKKDIQIPDFLKNRK
- the sigE gene encoding RNA polymerase sporulation sigma factor SigE produces the protein MLPRFSTVMYKRPGELYYIGGSDVLPEPLCAKEEARAIAQLSGKESETARSELIEHNLRLVVYIAQKFDNTGVGVEDLISIGTIGLIKAINTFNVEKKIKLATYASRCIENEILMYLRRNNKTKMEVSIDEPLNVDWDGNELLLSDILGTDEDIIYRGIEDEVEKKLLGKAIGKLSDREQTIVKLRFGINMPEGKEKTQKEVADMLGISQSYISRLEKRIMKQLKREIVKYE
- the aroD gene encoding type I 3-dehydroquinate dehydratase, with translation MMGLQVKKLRIGEGVPKICVPVTGVSREEILEQSGSIARSGPDLVEWRCDYYRDILKEGCCLRMLELLSDVFKEIPILFTFRSSMEGGNCEISPEAYETLNLAAADQGIADLIDVEVYRDGLDAKGLIKKIHQRRGKVVASNHHFDTTPSVEDMTKLMKGMENMDGDILKLAVMPQEPKDVLNLLLATSQVSAGTVRPVVTMSMGNLGTLSRISGGTFGSAITFASVGEPSAPGQISLDDIRMIFSLLHK
- a CDS encoding sigma-E processing peptidase SpoIIGA; translated protein: MSYEFYLDVYFIENLVINYALLRMTNKLLRCSATRVRSLLSAAACSGAAVVGLVLLYRYNMLSTTLVSVAANTIMVRFGCKIKEGRRLVQGMLFFYMGTACMGLAFSWLRRLTGTAGVRAFCLTAAVSYLLIYILMKVYDQVKLWEQRYCRVTLCQDGNVKRVKGLYDTGNMLWDTTLQSYVSVIDISLIKELLSEEAGRELEEFCAQRVPESPELLSALRPHYIPYQCVGCEGGLLPVVVLDYLCLEQGDVQKLVTHPVIAIDKTCSSSLRSYQMILNPNLIDS
- a CDS encoding shikimate dehydrogenase, with translation MNITGHTKLTGLLGSPVGHSISPLMHNEAFRQLGLDYVYLCFDVKEDGLKTAVDGLKLAGIRGFNLTMPDKNKMIELADWLSPAAELIGAVNTVTHEEGILKGYNTDGIGFMRSVEDAGYDIIGQEMTLMGAGGAATAVCVQAALDGVKRINLFLRKKSRFHQRTEKLAHRLCGDTSCEVVLYEQGDQKSLKECIGRSRILVNGTSVGMLPETDESIIEDASLFVPELIVADLIYNPKETKLLHMAKERGCRTFNGMYMLLYQGAEAFKIWTGYDMPVDIIKKKYFD